CTTTGTGTCCCTGGGTATAGGCGGATTTTTGTCAGGAAAATTAGCTAATCTTACTTCAATCCCGCAAAATCAGCTCGAAACAATTTCTGTCGAGGCGTTAAAAAGTCTTTATGGGAATTCTTTTAAAATATTATTTCTCATTCTGGTTGGCTTATCCTTTGTAAGTCTTGTATTAAATTTAATTATTAAAAGACTTATTTATAAAACTTTTAATAAAGTTTCAGTATGAATTGCGAGCTAATACAAATACTGCTTTTTTCTGGCGTTTTTTTTATCGCTTTGGTTTTAATCTCTCCCTGTAAAAAGATTTTTCAAATCGCAGAGATAGAAGGCTCTCGGCTTTCCTATTTGGACGGGTTGAGGGGCATTGCTGCTTTGTTGGTGGTTGCTTGCCATATAAACCAACACTTGCTTAGTTTTTTTAAAATTACACAACCGCCGATTATTGCTAATAATTTTGGTATTGTGGGAGTAGAATTATTTTTTGCTTTAACGGCATTCCTGTTTACAACACGGGCTTTAAAAGGCAATTTTAATCCGGCTGTTTTTTATTTATCCCGTGTTAAACGTATAGCGCCTTTATATATATTCGTTGCCTCAGTTAGCCTGGCTATTATTTTTTTACTCCCCCAAGTTTCCATTGCCAGCTGGCAAAACGCTGTGGTTGATGTCATTTCTATGGTGAGCTTTGGATTTATCGGTGCAGATTCTTTAATCATTGAAGGGTTTAATGCTTTTGCTTTTATTGGAATTGCATGGTCTTTAAGCTACGAATGGAAATTTTATTTAATTTTACCGCCTCTCTATTATCTTTTTTCGCACTCAAGAAAAGCAAGTATCGCAGTCATTGTTCTCCTGCTTGCTATAGCTTTTAAGGATTTTTATCAAAACCCCCACCATACTTGCATCTGGTCATATTTTTTAGTCGGAGTTTTTGCAGCACTTTTGTTTCCGTTCATTAAAAATTTTAAAAATACTTTCAAACCTTTTCTTGCAATCATTATTTTATTATCAATAATCAGTGCCGCTTTCTTTCCTGCTTTCTCATTACCACAATTAGTATTAATACAAATTAGTTTTCTAGCTATCCTGCTATGCCAACCCAAAATTCTGGGCAGTAAACCTTTGGTCAATTTAGGGCAAATTAGTTATAGCA
The Legionella adelaidensis genome window above contains:
- a CDS encoding acyltransferase family protein; translated protein: MNCELIQILLFSGVFFIALVLISPCKKIFQIAEIEGSRLSYLDGLRGIAALLVVACHINQHLLSFFKITQPPIIANNFGIVGVELFFALTAFLFTTRALKGNFNPAVFYLSRVKRIAPLYIFVASVSLAIIFLLPQVSIASWQNAVVDVISMVSFGFIGADSLIIEGFNAFAFIGIAWSLSYEWKFYLILPPLYYLFSHSRKASIAVIVLLLAIAFKDFYQNPHHTCIWSYFLVGVFAALLFPFIKNFKNTFKPFLAIIILLSIISAAFFPAFSLPQLVLIQISFLAILLCQPKILGSKPLVNLGQISYSIYLMQYLVMMPIIKTAKNLDIFSATAEMKFIFAFLIVVCLIPASCFTYQFIEQRWIKKEKELPASTMVAEGT